The genomic region GCACACACAGGGAAAGTCATGAAGAGAGGAACAGCTGTGTAAACTGATAAGCAGAGCTGCAGAGGCGAGGAGAAAGGCCTGAAAGGCTGCATCTAGTTTCCAAGTCAGACACAGAGAAGAAAGGCAGCATTAAGATGAGTATGATGAAAGCATCAGGCCATGGCACAGCTAGAGGAGTGACCAAAATAACGAGAGCTAGTGTTCtgcatttcaatgtttgtcattgAAAAGTTAAACCATGTAACTGCAACATCTGGGGTGTCATTTTACTGTGTACTGTGTACATGCATTATaatatgtgtttgatgtgtgtgcgtgtgttctcTGTTCCCAGTGGACATCTGGTCAGTGGGGTGCATCATGGGAGAGATGGTTAAGGGCAGCGTTATCTTCCAGGGCACCGACCGTATCCTTAAACACTCTCACTGTCTCTGATGTGTTCCACTTTTTTACCCTCGATCAAACCTTCATTTGACACATAGTATTCCTCATGACAATTGTCTTTACTTGTAGTTTTCCTCAGACATTTGACTGTCAAGACATTTGCCACTAATGCCCTCTAAACATAATCTTTTGAATGGAAACATTAGAGATTTCCAGCACACGCCAATTTAATCAGAGAGCATTTTGTGTTCCCTTCCCTCTCTAATGGTTATGAATCTGTGCAGTTGTTTTTCAGATAGCTATAATCCACCTAATTGATAAAGGAAATCAAATTGAAGCAACTGAAATCATTTGCATTTATGGCAATTTTTTCTAATGGGTTTGGTCACCTCTTCACTCACCAGCTCCTTTCAGTGGCACTGTCCATTTGCACCTGAGTGGCTGAGAATGGATCTAGGGCCAATGCGATTCTAGAATAGATTGCTTTTAATCAGGGGACGTAACATCCTTTTACTGCAATTGTAAGTCAGCAAGAACGCTGAAGGTGCATATCTACAttcttttgtggtttttaaatgtcttaacAACTATTGAATAGATTGCCATCAAATGTAATGTacatattcatttattcatttcccCCAGAATTATTTGTAATAGCTTTGGTAATCCTACCACCATTATCAAGTTTAATTCTGTCCAATACTTTAGTTTACGATCAAAACTGCTGTGTTTTGTGCTCATTAGCAAATGTTAGAATTCTAACATGCCAAAATAAGATGGTGAACGTCAAACTGACCTCATGAAATGgtgtatgtatgacacgccaattcgTATGGCATCATTGCCGTGTTATCAAGACACCTACTCGCTTTTTAGTGTGTATCTCAATGCCGTTTGTCATCCCTTGACTTACTTTACCTTGCGATTGCGTGTGAATTTACActgtagcgagtagtatgaaaggacAAAAATCCTCTGACAAAGGTTGATTGAGGTGGTGGATGGATAAAACAAaggacttttacccaggagaccgggCAAGTAGCTATAACACGGCAAGTGGCATGTATATGTACGCCCACTGTATACAGCATAGACATGGATAGATAGCTCAAAATGCGGACAGATAACatgccacttggcttaagaaagttggcATGTATATTTACACGAAGTCATGATTGCTGCAAAGTGCAACAATTTCATCTATTTGTCCCTTGATTCCATGCTTGATCTCATTTTCTGGCACATGTACATGCCCATATTGCAGCTGAGTTCTCCCTAACAGGCGTCTTTATCCAGACATCGACCAGTGGAATAAGGTGATCGAGGTTCTGGGCACACCCAGTCTGGAGTTTATGAACCGACTGATGGAGACCGTGAGGAACTATGTGATGAACAAGCCGCAGTATCCTGGCGTCAGCTTTGACGAGCTTTTTCCAGACTGGGCCTTTCCTTCTGACTCAGAACATGACAAACTGAAGAGTAAGAATTTTGGACACTAAAATGCAGTTGTTTGACTTAACTTGAAATGCTTATAGTTACAGTTCCCTAGAATAGACACTTTAGAGGATTGTCAAATGTCATGGTTTTTAAATCGCTTTCCAAGGACTCATAGGCCATAATAATTGATGGGAGTCAAAGGCGTTTGTCTGCAGTATATTGATACAACAAGACATTTGCCAACAAAATTACAGGGACCCGGAGGCTGAAAAGTGAATCCGTAATACAACTAGTTCAGAGAATGACCATGCAGGTCAAAAGTTGTTCTGCCCTAATTTGCGGCATTTAAAGTTCACATCACTGAAACAAGAGAACACATCTTGACATTCCCAACACCAGAAGGGGAAGCAATCAGTTCTCATAAAGACCACTTAAATGAAGTGATGTAATGCGCCTGTTTCCATAGTAACACTGCCCTTTTCCATAACAGCAGGTCAAGCACGGGACCTGCTGTCCAAAATGCTGGTCATTGATCCAGAGTGTCGCATCTCGGTAGAAGAAGCCCTCAATCACCCGTACATTCACGTGTGGTACGACCCTGGCGAGGCCGACGCGGTGAGGAGCCTGTTCCAGTGGTGGTGCACTTCATCAGTGCGGCGGCTGGCTATGTGTGACCATGCTGATTTATGCATTTCCCTTTGTTTCACAGCCCCCTCCCCAGATATCAGATAAGCAGCtggaagagagagagcactCCATCGAGCAATGGAAAGGTAGGATGCACTGCCCTCTAGGGAAATCTGTCAGCATTGCAGTTACAGGAAACTAAAACTAACCTTATTAACCCTATCACGTTTCTTCCATATCTATAAGTAGATATACTATACATATGATGTgtgtaagcaaaaaaaaatcccatttgtCAGTTTGTCaaaaaccatagactgttaaaaaTAAAGGTCAAAGCACTGCCAAAACCATTGTATAAAACCAGGAAATAAAGATTATAAAGTTTAAGGTAAAGAACATACAATAGGACCAATTAAGTGCAATTGATAATATTTCTAAGAGCTGATGGAATGACCATAGTTAATTAAAACCTATTTCCCAATGTTTATTTACCTGGACCTTTTAAAGGCTACATTCTAATTACACATTACCCGATGACAGCACCgaacattttctgcttttctacaGAACTCATTTATGAAGAGGTGATTGATTGGGAAGAGAGGAACAAGAATGGACTGATGAAAGAAGACTGCTCAGGTACATTATCCTACTAGTGAGCGGTGTTGGAGCATAATTAGCTTAATATTGGTTTTCTGAAATTTGTCATTGTGGACATGTCTGTTGCacaaaagattttatttttattttattttttttagaaagaaatgCACTGTATTAAAGGACAAATCCGgtgcaaaatgaacctaggaGTTAACAACCCATGTATttgggatatgttttcatgctaatcgaatgtgaccagttttatcCCAAACTGCTCATTAGCTTATAACGCTTATCACACTTCCACGGTAAcataatgagggtccctacTTGTAAACCGaggcattgagaactttgtagGTGTACGGACAGTCGAGCGATGAACACCGTGCTTGAGCTATGTTACTGGTTTCACGGCGTTCGTCACTCGACTGGTCGTGACTGTTTTGCCAAAATGGCACCCGCCTGTATACACAAACGTTACTGTCTTTATAaactatctttttaataaactgtacacttacaaagttgAGTTCACATGTAGGAACCCTCATTATGctacaatttgtgtgtgtgtgtgtgtgtgtgtgtgtgtgtgtgtgtgtgtgtgtgtgtgtgtgtgtgtgtgtgtgtgtgtgtgtgtgtgtgtgtgtgtgtgtgtgtgtgtgtgtgtgtgtgtatcagatGTGGTGTCGGGTTCAGCCTCCCAGTCGTCCTCAGCCAACGACATCTCGTCCATGTCCACGGAGCACACCCTGGCGTCGgacacagacagcagcagcatcgACACGCTGACGGGGCCGCTGGATGAGAGTCAGTGAACACCGTCCATGGCCACATGTGtttgcctgtctgcctgcctcaGTCCTCCCCTCACATTTACAATATCCAAATCTCGATCAATCACCTTCCTTTCTTCTCtttaatccacacacacacattttctgaatttattttgtcctgtgttttttatttcctctttaaCCTCCATGAATAggtctatttttctattttctttctgtgcGTGATCTGGGTGATTTTGTTGAACCTCTTCAACATCTGTTTTGGGCTGAGGTCAAAGCTATCTAATCTATCTGTATGGTCAAAggtttgtctttctctttgtgGATATTGTTTACCTTCGTCAAGTACATATGATGTATGCATATTGATTTTCAGGTTACCGGGAGTAGGTGGGGGATTGTGGTTTGTTTCGTATGtctgtatttttaatattttatttttttaagcgaATATTTTGTTGAGACCAGAGGTTATCAAATTAGATCAGACACGCGCTGAACATAGCCCACAGCTGCCAGCTGCTCTCATGCATGTGACGCCAATACGAACAAAAGCTTGCCATAAGTCGACTGCACCAACCATCTGATGTCCATCTGGTGATCAAACACTCATCCAAAGTTTGATGGATCCTTTAGCTAGCGCGCAGTATTGCACATCTCCACAGTGGTGCTTtctccattgtgtttttttttatgaattgcCTCGAGTGACGTGGATTTTAAGCTTTCCTCCTGACAGCTAGGGGAAGCTTGGGTTGCAGTGTTACATTTCTATTTCCTGatactatgtactgtatgtaaagatGACACAATGTGACACTAATAGATAAGGTGTGCTCATTTTGATTATCTATAGAACATCATATTGCACCCACATTTGGACATAAGGTACTGACTAACAATGTGTATATCAAAAGAACATAATCCTGTAAATTTGCGGCAGGAAAAAAGATACATCtagttttcatttttgtgttcTTGCAAAATGTTGCACAGAATCATATTGAGGCCCTTGTAAAATAAGCCTCTTGTCAAAGCATTTCATTGACAAATCAGTGCACTGGCTGACCTTTTCTAAACCATTCCATTAGTATGAGATCAGATATCTTGTAGGACACATGTAAAAGcagtaaaacacaaataattgTGTTAGCTTGCATGAAGGCATTAAAGATGCTGATAAGACACCGTAGTTCTCGTTATAATATTCTTACAGTACCTTGATGTTCTTGGTTCTGAAAGTTTCATGCagatgttgtattttttttgccttgtaAGCCTATATGNNNNNNNNNNNNNNNNNNAAAAAAATGTACTGTGCAGCGTTTTCCTTCATTATCGTCTTTCAGCAGTCTGGTTGTAATGGCAAAGTATATGGAGGAAGACGGGCTGTCGACAAAGAGCAGACATGTTGTGGTTTAAAATGAGGATGTGGCTGTGGGATCCTGAATGGAAATCTGGACCTTGGAATTACAGATGGACACTTAAAAGATGAGAGAAATAGACTGGAGCTGCTTTTTGCAGAACTGATTCCATAGTACGATGGACATGCAGAATTATGACACTATGGAGTCACTGAGGACTTTATTGTTGTACactatattttcctttttaaaacccATGACCACCTTTCAGTCATGCCTTAAACGACCTGTGGAGTGGCACATTTACTCCCACAAATCTCATCAAATAAGGATGTTCAGAACCTCTTACCatgtttaaaacagaaaaaaagctctATTGCATACACTGTGCATCTCACATTTTTGTCCAGTTTATCTCTCCTTTTATTTTCAGAGATGTCCTGTGTGAATGCAATGACCACAATATAATCACCTGGCCAACATCTTTTTGCCCTTAACTAATAAAGTGGACATTAGTGATCATTTTCTTTCAGAGATGTTTTGTATATTTCTCAGATTCTTAGAAAAACTAAGAATAAAACAGAAACCACATCTTTTTCCTAATAAGGGAAAGAAATATTCCATGTAGATAGGATTATGTATAGTAGTTTGTCACTATCTAGAGTTTAAAGTTTAGCCAGTCTTGTGCCGTTTTCTCATTTTTGCACACACTGTTCATATCATCACACACAATGCATGtattattttctcaaaagctCTTGACGATATATTCTGTCTTCTTGGCTTCATTGTTGAGCTCTCCGAAGGTGTCAAAGAACTGATCCATCTCCTTCTGCAGAGTTGCATTGCGTAGTTCAGCGGCGGCCCGGTTCATTTCAGACTCCGTGATCTTAGCGTGGACAGCCTGGTACCAGTGCCGCTGCTGTGTGAGGTTTGTTTTCAACCGAACAACCTCGACCTGCAGCTCTTCATTTCTTTGCTCTAGGCTGATGGTAAAGACacgagaaagacaaaaagaggaaaactaaaaatatgaaaatgattaGGTGTATGTGAAAGGCTGGAGACGGGGTAAGGCTTTTTTTACCGATGAACAGGAATGAAAGAAGAGGTCAGCCTGTAACTTGAAAGTTGGTTGTTTTTAGTTTGGTTTTAGTAGGTTTAATTCGTGATGTCTGATATGGTTTGAAGAGGTGGCTGGGTGAAATTGTAAAATTAAATCTATCTCTTTGCTATGCTCTATGTTAAGCTAAAAGAAttgtccttttcttcttttactttccAACCAGTACTAGTGACCTTACACTGAGACTTGCTCTATCTATATCAGTAATAAATGAGGTATGTGTTGTGTCTAGGTCAGCAGCATGGCCCCTTAAATTAGCTCTCTTTCCAGTGCCATTGGCTGTTTCTATAGGTCAACCACACAGGATATGCttggttttttttctattaaaatcTAACCGCTTTCACCAAAACCGGAAACATTGGAATGTGTTTATAGTGTCAGTGGGAAATAACATACATTATATGACATCCAAGTtattaacataaaatatgtgATACATTAAGATTTCCACAGTAGACTGAAAacataaaccaaacaaaaataattaagaCTTAATTAGTAACAATTGTAGGGACATACTAAAGGAACTAATTACAGGTCTCTGTGGGCTTTGAACTAAACAGGATATAGGGTGAAGCTCGGGGTCAACTGAGTGGAACAGAGCAGCACAGCtgagtggacacacacacttggGCCTGGGAACATCATGTCACCTTCCCCGGGAAATACACCAAGGGCTGGGAAAATCTCATAGGCAAGTCAGTGAACTGAAAGTTTAATTCTGAAGCCGTAAGCGCATTAAATGTAGGACATTTAATTTGTCCTTTACATGGTGTGCGTACTCTCTGTACCATGAgtacatgtatgtgtgctgtgtagtttgaaatgaaaatgcaaGGCAAAACATAATGACCGTTACCTGAGTATTCGTGCCTCGTACTCCTCCCTCTGTCTGACTATTTGCTGTTGGAGACTAGTGAGGACACTGCGGAGGGCACTGGCGGAGGGGTCTGCCAGGGGAACGGGAGGAGGCACCCTAGGAGACCAGGATGGCTGCTGGGCTTCAGCTGGGGGCCACAGAACCTGGCAGCCAGCTTGGGATAGCTGAGGGGAAGTTGCTGTAAGATGTGGATGAGGTGGCAGTGGGTCCTTCTGCTTAAATCCACAGGATCCCGAGTCCAGCTCTAGCTCCTTGTCATGTTTTTTGTCCTGGACTGGATTGTGGTCCTGGTTACTGGAACCGCTTTCAGCGAGGATGATCTCACAAGAGGACCAGGTGCTTTTGTCTTCACTCACTCCCTCGATGTCCATCAGTCCCTGGATCTGCTCAGGGGCCCATGCTTTGTACATCTGCTCCTGCCAGTGCTCCTGGAAGCCAGTTTCCATGTCAAAGACCTCTTGGAGGCTGTTGGGGGTGACAGCGTCTGGAAGGTTAtcatacagagagagagcactCCTGTGCTCCTCGCTCTGGGATGGATTGGGACTCTGGTTCAGATGAGCTCTGTCCTCAACTCCCCAGCTACCTATctgttctcctcctctctctcctcc from Etheostoma spectabile isolate EspeVRDwgs_2016 chromosome 10, UIUC_Espe_1.0, whole genome shotgun sequence harbors:
- the mapk9 gene encoding mitogen-activated protein kinase 9; protein product: MSEADGQFYSVQVGDSTFTVLKRYQQLRAIGSGAQGIVCSALDTVLGIPVAVKKLCRPFQNQTHAKRAYRELVLLKCVNHKNIIRLINVFTPQKSLEEFQDLYLVMELMDASLCQVIHMDLDHERMSYLLYQILCGIRHLHSAGIIHRDLKPSNIVVKSDCTLKILDFGLARTACTNFMMTPYVVTRYYRAPEVILGMKYKENVDIWSVGCIMGEMVKGSVIFQGTDHIDQWNKVIEVLGTPSLEFMNRLMETVRNYVMNKPQYPGVSFDELFPDWAFPSDSEHDKLKTGQARDLLSKMLVIDPECRISVEEALNHPYIHVWYDPGEADAPPPQISDKQLEEREHSIEQWKELIYEEVIDWEERNKNGLMKEDCSDVVSGSASQSSSANDISSMSTEHTLASDTDSSSIDTLTGPLDESQ
- the si:ch211-247j9.1 gene encoding uncharacterized protein si:ch211-247j9.1 → MEMNCLTTETPTTASSCSTDPLYDNCPPFAQPGRAREKEMESRVLCPAVTRLPGPCSPQPGLAPAVAKVPTLVAGERGTGTWPDHSYCSWRGGLGRQGWEAELGPGIHRAGGGERGGEQIGSWGVEDRAHLNQSPNPSQSEEHRSALSLYDNLPDAVTPNSLQEVFDMETGFQEHWQEQMYKAWAPEQIQGLMDIEGVSEDKSTWSSCEIILAESGSSNQDHNPVQDKKHDKELELDSGSCGFKQKDPLPPHPHLTATSPQLSQAGCQVLWPPAEAQQPSWSPRVPPPVPLADPSASALRSVLTSLQQQIVRQREEYEARILSLEQRNEELQVEVVRLKTNLTQQRHWYQAVHAKITESEMNRAAAELRNATLQKEMDQFFDTFGELNNEAKKTEYIVKSF